One part of the Paraglaciecola sp. L3A3 genome encodes these proteins:
- the rutD gene encoding pyrimidine utilization protein D, whose protein sequence is MHFEVLGSQKADAPTLVLSSGLGGSAHFWQPQLPALESDYRVIVYDQNGTGRSPATLPEDYSIESMADELLDLLDYLQITACHFVGHALGGLVGLQIALQRPRLLQRLVLINAWSSPNPHTLRCFRVRKSLLDNSPPEMYLQAQALFLYPPDWIMDNVERLEQEERHMLQAFPDKHNLLARIQALSQFDIEADLAKITTATLIIANKDDMLVPWQRSEVLARYLVNSELAVFDYGAHACTVTTPSVINDRLLTYLAS, encoded by the coding sequence ATGCATTTTGAAGTACTCGGTTCTCAAAAAGCTGATGCACCAACACTTGTCTTAAGTTCAGGATTAGGAGGCTCTGCGCATTTTTGGCAGCCACAGTTACCTGCTTTAGAAAGTGATTATCGAGTAATAGTGTACGATCAAAACGGAACCGGTCGCAGTCCAGCAACTTTACCCGAAGATTATTCAATTGAATCTATGGCCGATGAACTTTTAGATTTATTGGATTACCTGCAGATAACTGCATGCCACTTTGTAGGACATGCACTAGGTGGTTTGGTTGGATTGCAAATAGCACTACAAAGGCCAAGACTACTGCAACGTCTAGTACTGATTAATGCCTGGAGCAGCCCTAATCCCCATACTTTACGTTGTTTTAGGGTTCGCAAATCTTTACTTGATAACAGCCCTCCAGAAATGTACCTACAGGCTCAAGCTTTATTTTTGTATCCACCGGACTGGATTATGGACAATGTTGAAAGACTGGAGCAAGAAGAGCGACACATGCTTCAAGCCTTTCCCGATAAACATAACTTATTGGCTAGGATCCAGGCGTTAAGCCAATTCGACATAGAAGCTGATTTAGCCAAAATTACTACAGCTACTTTAATCATCGCAAACAAAGACGATATGTTGGTACCTTGGCAGCGATCTGAAGTGCTTGCACGTTATCTAGTTAATTCAGAATTAGCGGTATTCGACTATGGTGCTCATGCTTGTACGGTGACCACCCCGAGTGTCATTAATGATAGGTTGCTTACATATTTAGCTAGCTAA
- a CDS encoding Rap1a/Tai family immunity protein — MRAKIFHLMFVVFLAVQLLLVPSAKALEVLTTKELASHCAFLRTEPQGADAQYCVRYIQGFIDGAIATDARVMLNAENAVSGKETFAERAMRTRMPGNVDRSRAAKLAGFCLGEPLPISSVVELVVADLAAAKTNNEPAMEIVYKSLMKNYPCKQ, encoded by the coding sequence ATGCGAGCTAAAATTTTTCACCTAATGTTTGTCGTTTTCTTGGCCGTTCAATTGTTGTTAGTACCCTCGGCTAAGGCTCTGGAAGTATTAACAACTAAAGAACTTGCATCACATTGCGCATTTCTTCGCACTGAGCCGCAAGGTGCTGATGCTCAATACTGTGTGCGTTATATTCAAGGCTTTATTGATGGAGCCATCGCTACTGATGCCCGAGTGATGCTAAATGCTGAAAATGCCGTATCAGGCAAAGAAACATTTGCTGAGCGTGCTATGCGCACTCGTATGCCTGGCAATGTAGATCGTTCTCGAGCTGCAAAACTGGCTGGTTTTTGTCTTGGTGAGCCTTTACCAATAAGCTCTGTAGTTGAGCTTGTTGTCGCTGACTTGGCTGCCGCAAAAACTAATAATGAGCCGGCAATGGAAATTGTTTATAAATCACTAATGAAGAACTATCCTTGTAAACAATGA
- a CDS encoding LysR family transcriptional regulator, whose translation MSKLNYHHLQYFYAIATHGSIAQASKVMHITPQTLSAQLNLLEGQLGYSLFVRKGKRLVLNEMGHITLSYAQEIFSLGDELIHSLKNHSTDFSFRFSIGVTDVIAKVFSFNLLKTIYTMDDSIKLVCKETNLDVLFGDLAVNKLDAVLSDTSLPTGSPLKAYSHLVGKCGISFFAHKNLAKSLTDNFPYSLDGNPFFTAGEGSNQHLSVVSWFNELNISPKIIGEIDDSMLTMSFGEAGYGVFCAPTIIENYVTEQFDVEIIGKTTEISEHYYLISPERKVKHPAVQHLLAEGKKLFNQPIV comes from the coding sequence ATGTCTAAGCTTAATTATCATCACTTACAATATTTTTATGCGATAGCGACACATGGCAGTATTGCTCAAGCCTCAAAAGTCATGCATATCACACCACAAACACTCAGTGCTCAGTTAAATTTATTAGAAGGTCAACTAGGTTATAGTTTATTTGTTCGCAAGGGTAAACGTTTGGTGTTAAATGAGATGGGTCACATAACACTAAGTTATGCTCAGGAAATATTCAGTTTAGGTGACGAATTAATTCATTCTCTAAAAAACCATTCAACTGACTTTTCTTTTCGTTTTTCAATTGGTGTCACCGATGTCATCGCAAAAGTGTTTTCATTTAATTTATTAAAAACGATCTATACCATGGACGACTCTATTAAGCTCGTTTGTAAAGAAACAAATTTGGATGTACTGTTTGGCGATTTGGCTGTGAATAAACTAGACGCAGTGTTAAGTGATACATCCTTGCCAACAGGGTCACCTTTAAAAGCATACAGTCACCTAGTAGGTAAGTGCGGTATTAGTTTTTTTGCACATAAAAATCTCGCTAAATCTTTAACCGATAACTTTCCATACTCACTTGACGGTAATCCATTTTTTACCGCTGGAGAAGGCTCTAATCAGCACCTAAGTGTGGTTTCTTGGTTTAATGAACTCAATATATCCCCCAAAATAATAGGTGAAATTGACGACTCAATGTTAACTATGTCTTTCGGTGAAGCAGGGTATGGCGTTTTTTGTGCACCCACCATTATAGAAAATTATGTAACAGAACAATTTGACGTGGAAATTATTGGCAAAACGACTGAAATTAGTGAGCATTATTATTTAATATCACCTGAAAGAAAGGTCAAACACCCCGCGGTTCAGCATTTATTAGCTGAAGGGAAAAAATTATTTAATCAACCTATAGTTTAA
- the hslV gene encoding ATP-dependent protease subunit HslV, producing the protein MTTIVSVRRNNQVVIAGDGQVSLGNTVMKGNAKKVRRLYNNKVLAGFAGGTADAFTLFERFESKLEIHQGNLTRAAVEMAKDWRSDRALRKLEALLAVADETASFIITGNGDVVQPENDLIAIGSGGNFAQSAAMALLNNTDLSAKEIAEKSLTIAGDICVFTNHTQTIETIDY; encoded by the coding sequence GTGACTACAATTGTATCTGTACGCCGTAACAACCAAGTCGTTATTGCTGGTGATGGCCAAGTGTCTCTTGGCAATACTGTAATGAAGGGTAATGCTAAAAAAGTGCGCCGTTTATATAATAATAAAGTATTAGCTGGCTTTGCTGGTGGTACAGCTGACGCCTTTACTTTATTTGAACGTTTTGAATCAAAATTAGAAATTCACCAAGGAAACTTAACTCGAGCTGCGGTAGAGATGGCTAAAGATTGGCGTAGCGACCGAGCGCTACGTAAGCTAGAGGCTTTACTCGCGGTAGCCGATGAAACCGCTTCTTTTATCATCACAGGTAACGGTGATGTGGTGCAGCCAGAGAATGATTTAATTGCAATTGGTTCTGGTGGTAATTTTGCTCAATCAGCGGCTATGGCTTTGTTAAACAATACTGACTTATCAGCAAAAGAAATAGCTGAAAAAAGTTTGACCATTGCAGGCGATATTTGTGTCTTTACTAATCATACTCAAACGATTGAGACTATTGATTATTAA
- a CDS encoding flavin reductase, with translation MSEAKELPPETSTTCVTEEEFRQGMSALSGTVNIVTTGSAENKAGFTATAVCSVSDNPPTLLVCLNRGASVHQAFAETKSLVVNTLDAGQDDLSNLFGGKTPMAERFTSNAWETLITGSPILSNAAVSFDCIVTDIKSVATHDVIFCKVVGIKQKQQAGALLYFQRNYHHLDNSRAPV, from the coding sequence ATGAGTGAAGCAAAAGAATTACCCCCAGAAACGAGTACTACATGTGTTACAGAGGAAGAGTTTAGACAGGGTATGTCTGCTTTATCGGGAACAGTTAACATTGTTACTACTGGTTCAGCAGAAAATAAAGCAGGTTTCACTGCCACAGCTGTTTGTAGTGTGAGTGATAACCCTCCGACGTTGTTAGTATGTTTGAATCGAGGGGCGTCGGTTCACCAAGCTTTTGCTGAGACTAAAAGCCTAGTGGTTAATACATTAGACGCGGGGCAAGATGATTTGTCTAATTTGTTTGGAGGAAAAACCCCAATGGCTGAGCGTTTTACTAGTAACGCTTGGGAAACTTTAATTACCGGATCGCCTATATTGAGTAATGCCGCAGTGTCTTTTGATTGTATAGTAACTGACATAAAAAGCGTGGCTACTCATGATGTGATTTTTTGCAAGGTAGTAGGTATAAAACAAAAACAACAGGCCGGCGCACTCCTTTATTTTCAGCGGAACTATCATCATTTAGATAATAGCAGGGCTCCTGTTTAA
- the mnhG gene encoding monovalent cation/H(+) antiporter subunit G, which translates to MIDLILDIVSWILLILGGACVLIGGIGGLRLPNFYARIHAASLTDTMGTILIFVGMMLQAGLTLATLKLFAIMLFLLLTGPTATYALANTALLSGLKPDAGSASDEPKENSPK; encoded by the coding sequence ATGATTGATCTCATACTAGATATTGTAAGCTGGATCCTACTTATCCTAGGTGGTGCTTGTGTATTAATTGGAGGTATTGGCGGACTACGCCTACCTAATTTTTATGCCAGAATCCATGCTGCTAGTTTAACTGATACTATGGGAACCATATTAATTTTTGTTGGCATGATGCTGCAAGCTGGATTGACATTGGCCACTTTAAAGTTGTTCGCTATCATGTTATTTCTGCTGTTAACTGGCCCCACTGCTACTTATGCATTAGCGAATACAGCATTGCTATCTGGACTCAAGCCTGATGCAGGTTCCGC
- the hslU gene encoding HslU--HslV peptidase ATPase subunit, with protein MSEMTPREIVHELDGHIIGQQDAKRAVSIALRNRWRRMQLEPDLRQEVTPKNILMIGPTGVGKTEIARRLAKLANAPFIKVEATKFTEVGYVGKEVETIIRDLADIAVKMTKEQATGKVKFRAEEAAEERILDALLPPPENSFGEKEVAQDSGTRQIFRKKLREGQLDDKEIELDVAAPQVGVEIMAPPGMEEMTNQLQGMFQNLSGSQKKSKKLKVKDALKLLIEEEAAKLVNQEDLKATAIESLEQNGIVFIDEIDKICKREGNTSGGDVSREGVQRDLLPLVEGSTVSTKHGMVKTDHILFIASGAFQMSKPSDLIPELQGRLPIRVELSALTAHDFIRILTEPNASLTEQQVALLKTEGVDVKFTEDGIERIANAAWQVNERTENIGARRLHTVMEKLMEEISYDASEKSGESILIDANYVDKHLEALVEDEDLSRFIL; from the coding sequence ATGTCAGAAATGACCCCCAGAGAAATTGTCCACGAGTTAGACGGCCACATTATTGGTCAACAAGATGCAAAACGTGCTGTCTCAATTGCCTTGCGTAATCGCTGGCGTCGAATGCAACTTGAACCCGATCTTCGTCAAGAAGTGACACCTAAAAACATCTTAATGATAGGTCCTACAGGTGTAGGGAAAACTGAAATTGCCCGGCGTTTGGCAAAATTAGCCAATGCCCCTTTTATTAAAGTAGAAGCCACTAAATTCACCGAAGTAGGTTATGTGGGTAAAGAAGTTGAAACTATTATTCGTGATTTGGCCGATATCGCGGTCAAAATGACTAAAGAGCAAGCTACAGGTAAAGTGAAATTTAGGGCCGAAGAAGCGGCAGAAGAGCGTATTTTAGATGCGTTACTGCCCCCACCTGAGAACTCTTTTGGTGAAAAAGAAGTGGCTCAAGACAGTGGTACTAGACAGATTTTTCGTAAAAAGTTACGTGAAGGTCAACTAGACGATAAAGAAATTGAACTGGATGTGGCCGCTCCACAGGTTGGCGTAGAAATAATGGCGCCTCCTGGTATGGAAGAAATGACCAATCAGTTACAAGGCATGTTTCAAAACTTATCTGGCTCACAAAAGAAAAGTAAAAAGCTAAAAGTTAAGGATGCCCTTAAATTATTGATTGAAGAAGAAGCTGCCAAGCTGGTTAATCAAGAAGACTTAAAAGCCACCGCAATTGAGTCTTTGGAACAAAACGGCATAGTGTTTATCGATGAAATTGACAAAATTTGTAAACGTGAAGGTAACACAAGTGGTGGCGATGTTTCCCGTGAAGGTGTGCAAAGAGATTTATTGCCTTTAGTCGAAGGCTCTACTGTGTCTACTAAACATGGCATGGTGAAAACGGACCACATTCTGTTTATTGCTTCTGGCGCATTCCAGATGAGTAAACCTTCGGATTTGATCCCAGAGTTACAAGGTCGTCTACCTATTAGAGTTGAACTGTCGGCATTAACGGCTCATGATTTTATACGGATATTAACAGAGCCCAATGCATCATTGACTGAGCAACAAGTCGCTTTACTTAAAACCGAAGGGGTCGACGTGAAGTTTACTGAAGATGGTATTGAGCGTATTGCTAATGCTGCATGGCAGGTAAATGAGCGAACTGAGAACATTGGCGCTAGACGTCTGCACACCGTCATGGAAAAATTGATGGAAGAGATCTCTTACGATGCTTCTGAAAAGAGTGGTGAGTCAATTTTAATCGACGCTAATTATGTGGATAAACATTTAGAAGCATTGGTTGAAGACGAAGATTTAAGTCGCTTTATTCTTTAA
- the rutA gene encoding pyrimidine utilization protein A → MDIGVFIPIGNNGWLISKTSPQYKPSFDLNKVVVQKAEQYDMDFALSMIKLRGFGGDTEFWDYNLESFTLMAGLAAVTSKIKLYATAATLVMPPAIVARMATTIDSISHGRFGVNLITGWQRPEYSQMGMWPGDEFFSNRYEYLSEYIKVCKELWETGQSDFKGEHFQMDDCRMKPMPEKSIPIICAGQSASGMQFSAEHADYNFCFGKGLNTPTAFSSTAERLQAVAEKAGRQVGSVVLMMVISDETDEKAMAKWQMYKEGKDQSALDWMAEQGSVDKKSGKDTNVRDMTDPTSAVNLNMGTLVRSYASVAAMLDEIDTVPGCEGVLLTFDDFIQGMDDFGQKIQPLMKSRQHIASAAVA, encoded by the coding sequence ATGGACATAGGCGTATTTATCCCAATTGGTAATAATGGCTGGTTGATTTCAAAAACATCACCTCAGTACAAACCGAGCTTTGACTTGAACAAAGTAGTGGTCCAAAAGGCAGAGCAATACGACATGGATTTTGCTCTTTCTATGATCAAGCTGCGGGGTTTTGGTGGTGACACAGAGTTTTGGGATTATAACCTCGAATCATTCACTTTAATGGCAGGATTGGCTGCAGTCACATCTAAAATAAAACTTTACGCAACTGCAGCTACCTTAGTGATGCCACCTGCAATTGTTGCTCGCATGGCAACGACAATAGATTCAATTTCTCACGGGCGTTTCGGGGTGAATTTAATTACTGGCTGGCAGCGTCCAGAATATTCCCAGATGGGAATGTGGCCGGGTGACGAATTTTTCTCAAACCGATACGAGTATCTGAGTGAGTACATCAAAGTATGTAAAGAGTTATGGGAAACCGGACAAAGCGATTTTAAAGGCGAGCACTTCCAAATGGACGATTGCCGCATGAAACCTATGCCAGAAAAAAGTATTCCCATTATTTGTGCAGGCCAAAGTGCCTCTGGTATGCAATTTTCAGCCGAGCATGCAGATTATAACTTTTGTTTTGGCAAGGGATTAAATACACCGACCGCATTTTCATCTACTGCAGAACGTTTACAAGCCGTAGCAGAAAAAGCTGGCCGGCAAGTTGGATCTGTGGTGCTGATGATGGTGATTTCTGATGAAACAGACGAAAAAGCTATGGCTAAATGGCAAATGTATAAAGAGGGTAAAGATCAATCTGCTTTAGATTGGATGGCTGAGCAAGGATCGGTAGATAAGAAGTCAGGTAAAGATACCAATGTAAGAGATATGACCGACCCCACATCAGCAGTAAATCTAAATATGGGAACCTTGGTTAGATCATACGCCTCAGTTGCTGCCATGTTAGATGAAATTGATACCGTACCAGGCTGTGAGGGCGTGTTATTAACCTTTGATGATTTTATCCAAGGTATGGATGATTTTGGACAGAAAATTCAACCCTTGATGAAGTCGCGCCAACACATTGCTTCTGCGGCAGTTGCCTAA
- a CDS encoding malonic semialdehyde reductase, producing the protein MTKPLDEQAIAQLFTEAHTHVSWQDKPIPEALLTQLYDLVKLGSTSANCSPARFVFVSTAEGKEKLKPSLSSGNLEKTMTAACTVIVAYDEEFYEQLPTLFPYADAKSWFTSSPDAAYETAMRNSSLQGAYLISAARALGLDAGAMSGFDPKLLNNTFFAESTWKVNFLINLGYGDGKKDYKRLPRLSFDQACQIV; encoded by the coding sequence ATGACTAAGCCACTAGACGAGCAAGCCATAGCACAACTTTTTACAGAAGCGCATACCCACGTCAGTTGGCAAGACAAACCCATACCTGAAGCACTTCTAACACAGCTTTACGACTTAGTAAAACTGGGATCTACCTCTGCAAATTGCAGTCCAGCAAGATTTGTATTTGTTAGCACTGCTGAAGGCAAAGAAAAGTTAAAACCATCCTTATCAAGCGGTAATCTTGAGAAAACCATGACCGCTGCTTGCACCGTAATTGTTGCATACGATGAAGAATTTTATGAGCAGTTACCTACTTTGTTTCCTTATGCAGATGCGAAAAGCTGGTTTACTAGCAGCCCTGATGCGGCTTATGAAACAGCTATGCGCAATAGTTCACTACAGGGTGCTTATTTAATCAGTGCAGCTCGTGCACTAGGCTTAGATGCGGGTGCCATGTCGGGGTTTGACCCTAAATTACTAAACAATACCTTTTTTGCTGAAAGCACGTGGAAAGTTAATTTTCTAATTAACTTAGGTTACGGAGATGGCAAGAAAGACTATAAACGCCTTCCTCGTCTAAGCTTCGATCAAGCTTGCCAAATCGTTTAA
- the rutC gene encoding pyrimidine utilization protein C has translation MSKTSIIPPGTGKPLAPYVPGSMANNILYVSGTLAFDKDNNVVHVGDAEAQTRHVLESIKSVVEAAGGTMDDVTFNTIMITNWDDYPALNKVYAEYFPGEKPARYCIQCGLVKPDALVEIASIAHIG, from the coding sequence ATGAGTAAAACATCAATTATACCACCGGGCACTGGTAAGCCACTTGCACCATATGTACCTGGCTCAATGGCGAATAATATCTTGTATGTATCTGGCACATTAGCCTTTGATAAAGATAATAATGTTGTGCATGTAGGAGATGCAGAAGCACAAACTCGCCATGTATTAGAATCCATTAAAAGTGTGGTTGAAGCTGCGGGAGGCACGATGGACGATGTCACCTTTAATACCATAATGATTACAAATTGGGATGATTATCCAGCGCTCAATAAAGTGTATGCAGAGTATTTCCCTGGTGAAAAACCGGCTCGTTATTGTATTCAATGTGGTTTAGTCAAACCCGATGCACTTGTAGAAATTGCCAGTATTGCTCACATTGGTTAG
- the rutB gene encoding pyrimidine utilization protein B: MTTNKELTVAGYCKGDQLNEVILPAKPEPLALNITETALIVVDMQNAYASKNGYLDKAGFDISNTGPVITQTAKAIAAARKANIPIVFFQNGWDNKYAEAGGPGSPNWYKSNALKTMRKKPELMGTLLAKGTWDYELVDQLSPQEGDIVIPKTRYSGFYNTNLDSMLRSRGIRNLVFTGIATNVCVESTLRDGFFLEYFGVVLADATYQAGSDMIQESALFNIATFFGWVSSVDEFCGVLA, encoded by the coding sequence ATGACTACGAACAAAGAATTGACAGTTGCTGGCTATTGTAAAGGCGATCAGCTTAATGAAGTTATTTTGCCAGCCAAACCTGAGCCGCTCGCACTCAATATTACCGAGACCGCACTAATTGTGGTTGATATGCAAAACGCTTACGCCAGCAAAAATGGTTATCTAGATAAAGCGGGGTTTGACATTTCAAATACAGGCCCGGTCATCACACAAACGGCTAAAGCCATAGCTGCTGCTAGAAAAGCAAATATACCCATAGTGTTTTTTCAAAATGGCTGGGATAACAAATATGCTGAGGCAGGCGGTCCAGGCTCGCCTAATTGGTATAAATCCAACGCTCTGAAAACCATGCGAAAAAAACCTGAACTAATGGGGACACTGCTAGCAAAAGGTACATGGGATTATGAGTTGGTGGATCAACTATCACCTCAAGAAGGGGACATAGTAATACCTAAAACTCGATACAGCGGATTTTATAACACCAACCTAGACAGTATGTTGCGTAGTCGGGGGATTCGTAACTTAGTGTTTACTGGCATAGCTACCAATGTGTGTGTGGAGTCAACCTTGCGAGACGGGTTCTTTTTAGAATATTTTGGTGTAGTGCTAGCTGATGCGACTTACCAAGCGGGATCGGACATGATCCAAGAATCTGCTTTGTTTAACATAGCCACATTTTTTGGCTGGGTGTCGAGTGTAGACGAATTTTGTGGTGTGTTGGCTTAA
- a CDS encoding monovalent cation/H+ antiporter complex subunit F: MYIAVSIAILITMVLALVRALMGPSVYDRVLAVNVFGTKTVLLLSVIAFLYGRLDFLDLALAYALVNMVGVLAVLEYFQNRVRTKSRAKDD, translated from the coding sequence ATGTATATAGCCGTTTCTATCGCCATCTTAATAACCATGGTTTTAGCCTTAGTGCGAGCGTTAATGGGGCCAAGTGTTTATGACCGTGTATTAGCGGTTAATGTGTTTGGTACTAAAACCGTATTATTATTATCAGTCATTGCATTTCTGTATGGTCGTCTCGATTTCCTTGATCTTGCCCTAGCTTACGCCTTAGTTAATATGGTGGGTGTGCTTGCTGTACTAGAGTATTTTCAAAATCGTGTTAGAACAAAATCAAGGGCTAAAGATGATTGA
- the rutR gene encoding HTH-type transcriptional regulator RutR, giving the protein MKELTYPLTSTINTSEININTKRGRAKLDKRKVIMRAALELFSRNGVNGTRVDQIAALAKISKTNLLYYFSSKERLYLEVMQQLLEVWLEPLARFNEEQDPIQAIGDYIRIKLELSRDHPAESRLFCMEMLQGAPLLVDTLKSPLKVLMDSKVAVINAWIATNKLAPVDPYHLIFSIWATTQHYADFRVQIEAVTGKNLNDPAFFASTLKNVQNIILQGVKP; this is encoded by the coding sequence GTGAAAGAACTGACTTACCCATTGACTAGTACAATAAACACTTCAGAAATTAATATTAATACAAAGCGTGGTCGAGCAAAGCTGGATAAGCGTAAAGTTATAATGCGAGCAGCCCTAGAGTTGTTCTCTCGCAATGGCGTAAATGGTACAAGAGTTGATCAAATTGCAGCCTTGGCAAAAATATCAAAGACTAATTTATTGTACTATTTCAGCAGTAAAGAACGGCTTTATTTAGAGGTGATGCAGCAACTTTTAGAGGTCTGGCTTGAGCCTTTAGCTCGTTTTAACGAAGAACAAGATCCGATTCAAGCTATTGGCGACTACATTAGGATTAAATTGGAGTTGTCGAGAGACCATCCAGCCGAATCACGCCTGTTTTGTATGGAAATGTTGCAGGGCGCACCGTTACTTGTAGATACCTTAAAATCTCCTTTAAAGGTTCTCATGGATTCAAAAGTGGCTGTAATTAATGCCTGGATCGCAACAAACAAACTGGCTCCTGTTGATCCCTATCATTTGATTTTTTCTATCTGGGCTACAACTCAACACTATGCTGATTTTAGAGTGCAGATAGAAGCAGTAACTGGCAAAAATTTAAATGATCCAGCATTTTTCGCTAGTACCCTTAAAAACGTGCAAAACATAATATTACAAGGCGTAAAGCCCTAA
- a CDS encoding NAD-dependent epimerase/dehydratase family protein — protein MLFIGGSGNISLSSSLRLLQQGHELWLLNRSGHCSELVGAHYIQADINDEAQVKSKLQGHEWDVVVNWIAFTESDVARDVALFTAKTKQYVFISSASCYENPGPTPIITEKTPLANPLWQYSRDKIAAEEYLLATYKQAEFPVTIVRPSHTYSRVVPLTIGGWTEYTAIARMKAGKPIVVQGDGYSLWTLTHADDFAVGFCGLLGNPITIGEDYHITSDQFLSWNEIYQQTAAALGVDAKIVHVTSEKICALNSDYIGTLLGDKSVSAIFDNTKIRTAVPEFNPKITYAEGIQRVINWFEADKARQIINSKTDNFIDLLIANA, from the coding sequence ATGCTGTTTATTGGCGGCTCAGGAAATATCAGCTTATCCAGCAGTCTACGACTACTCCAGCAAGGCCACGAATTATGGTTACTTAACCGCAGCGGGCATTGTTCAGAACTAGTTGGCGCTCATTATATTCAAGCTGATATTAACGATGAAGCACAAGTTAAATCAAAATTGCAGGGGCACGAATGGGACGTTGTCGTCAATTGGATAGCTTTTACCGAATCTGACGTTGCTCGAGATGTGGCTCTATTTACTGCTAAGACTAAACAATATGTTTTTATCAGTTCGGCATCTTGTTATGAGAATCCAGGTCCAACCCCGATCATTACAGAAAAAACGCCTCTGGCGAATCCATTATGGCAATATTCAAGGGATAAAATTGCCGCCGAAGAATACTTATTGGCAACTTACAAGCAAGCTGAGTTCCCTGTGACTATTGTACGTCCATCTCATACTTATTCTCGCGTTGTCCCTCTGACTATTGGAGGTTGGACCGAGTACACAGCAATTGCGCGTATGAAAGCCGGCAAGCCCATTGTGGTGCAAGGTGATGGTTATTCTTTGTGGACTCTGACACACGCCGATGATTTTGCAGTGGGTTTTTGCGGATTATTAGGTAACCCCATAACAATCGGTGAAGATTATCATATCACTTCAGATCAATTTTTAAGCTGGAATGAGATTTATCAACAAACCGCTGCTGCTCTTGGTGTAGATGCGAAAATTGTACATGTAACTTCAGAAAAAATATGCGCCCTAAACAGTGACTATATTGGCACCCTTTTAGGGGATAAATCAGTGAGTGCTATTTTTGACAACACTAAAATAAGAACAGCCGTGCCTGAATTTAATCCTAAAATCACCTACGCAGAAGGCATTCAGCGGGTAATTAACTGGTTTGAAGCTGACAAAGCTCGGCAGATCATCAATTCAAAAACAGACAACTTTATCGATTTATTAATCGCCAATGCTTAG
- a CDS encoding Na+/H+ antiporter subunit E, whose amino-acid sequence MKLNQNSYLKQGGKAKLSSILLLLLVLSASWLLWSGLYKPLLIGLGAFSCLLSTYLAHRMGFFRHHKALLRLIPRLPRYWWWLLREIVISTIDVAKIILSPSLPISPTVVELEAETKTDVGHVILGNSITLSPGTVTLDLHKGKILIHCLTVESARELQKGEANRRAAALERK is encoded by the coding sequence ATGAAATTAAATCAAAATAGTTATTTAAAACAGGGCGGTAAAGCAAAACTCTCGTCAATTTTGCTTTTGTTGCTGGTGCTCTCAGCCTCTTGGTTACTCTGGTCAGGATTGTATAAACCTCTGCTTATAGGTTTGGGCGCTTTTTCTTGTCTGCTAAGTACATACTTAGCCCATCGTATGGGATTTTTCCGCCATCACAAGGCTTTGCTTAGACTCATACCTCGTCTACCAAGATATTGGTGGTGGCTGTTACGAGAAATCGTAATTTCAACCATTGATGTGGCGAAAATTATCCTCAGTCCCTCTTTGCCCATTAGCCCGACTGTGGTGGAGTTAGAGGCAGAAACCAAAACTGATGTGGGGCATGTGATTTTAGGTAATTCAATAACACTTTCTCCAGGCACAGTCACTTTGGACTTACACAAGGGAAAAATTCTGATTCATTGCCTCACAGTTGAAAGTGCAAGGGAGTTACAAAAAGGTGAAGCCAATCGCCGAGCTGCTGCTCTGGAGCGTAAATAA